The genomic interval tttgtttacaTAAATGCATATTTCCTTGTGGAATAAATACAGAGGGTATGCAAATGTTTAAGAACTTTGATTCATTTTGCTCAACTCCTGCTAAGATGGTCCCTAGACTTTACACACTTCCAGCTGTGCACCACCAGTTAGTGTCCCCAGTTGTGGTCAGCTTCTTTAAAGGTGACTGCTCCTGTAGACATTAGTGACATTTTTCAGCAGTCAATGTGTAGTAATTTGAAATCTCCTGAATGTGTGCAAACTTGACAGACCCACGTGACGCCATTCTGTTTTGCCAGTGTAACAATGGCTCATCAACTTGTGAAGCTGTGTTGAAtacttttgttttatagtttctaaATTTCTCTGGCATTCTTCCCACACCTATCTGAGTGCTTGTGCGTCAAGCAGGTCCTAACTGTTGACCTCGATATCAGCTTGTCAATGTTTTTTCATTATTAGAAACTGGGCAGAGACAAACGTGTAAGAGGGCTGATGCAGAGTATTAGAGAGTGAaactattgaaatatttttattttaagttaaagcACACTTTGGATTTGAAGAGAACTTAGTAGGTGGTTAAATCAGCCACTTCAGTGGACAGCTGTGGAAAGAGGCTGTTTAAGTCTTCTTTCATTCTAATGTTTTATATCTTAATGACCTGCTTCCCCTCAACATTATGCTGACCTTTTGTCTTATCTATATTAACCTCTCCTCTGAAACCTACCTAaacgtttctttcttttttgatgcttTTGCTTTTATGTTCTGCTCTGAGAggtaccgtgtgtgtgtgtgtgtgtgtgtgtgtgtgtgtgtgtgtgtgtgtagagagagagagggagggagagaaagagacagatagagaataTTGTGTTCATGTTTTTCTGTGTTAGTATAAGTTTATATGGGAAAGGGTGTAAAGATCACCCCTTTAGGCTCCTCCTAGGGCAGGCACTGTGGAGTCTACTCGCCTACAGCATGGAGGTCTTTGTATTAGGCATTCAGTGAAAGATAAGGTGGTTAAGTCAGCATGTATGTGTATTTGTGTTGTGTGATTTGGAGGatttgtgtgtgttcatgtgtgtgtgtgtaggagttgacctgtgtgtgtttctctgtgGTGAGGGTGTGGGTTGGTATGTTTTtggatgtgtgtatatatttgtatctGAGTATGAGTGTTTAAGTGCTTGACTTCAGTGTGTTGAGGCATCAAGAAGGGAGAATGAATGAAGAACAGATATTCATGTTGGAATATGTACAAGTACTATTTCTTTGGaattataatgataataaataatggAATAAACTAAACAGAATAAGAATTAGAAAGATGGCTTGAAGCAGGGACCGTCTCCATTTAGGTATGAGTCATCCAGAGGCAAGAAGAAAGCCCTGCTTGGGCTGAGGCTGCCCAAAGTAGCAGGCTCTGGGTGGCCTCGACCCCTCTTTTATTGGCATGCCAGGAACATCCGGTGAGTAGAACAGTCACATGTACATAATCACACATTCTCAGTGTCACGAGCCTTCATCAGCCCTGTTGTATGCAATTCCTGCTTCATGTTGAGAGAACAGTGAAGAAAGCCAAGCACACACATAGCCAGCTATGGAATTAAAAATGATGTAATGGGGGTAGAACAGGAGAGAGTCACTTGATCCCTCCCAAAAATCACTCTTCAGACGAGCCCTGAGCAGCAAGGATACTAGCTCAGCCAGTGAGAATTTCAGCCTTTTCAGGGGCTCAAGAACCCTCAGAATGAGTGTGAGGGACATCTTTATTGAGGGTACAAAGAAGGAGGGGTTATGACTCAGGGTGAGAGCATGGTAATTTAAGTGAGACAGAAAAGCAGTGTAGGAGAGGGGATTCAGCACTGAGTGGTTGGTTCCTCAAGGGCACGGCTGTGGACCGCACTACTTCTGCTTGGTTTGCTGAactggtgctggaacaactgtcGAGGGACATGGCTCTGGAACTTTGGGGTGGCAGGGCTCAGGAACCTTGGGCTGGCATGGCTCTGGAACCTTGGGTTGGCAGGGCTCAGGAACCTTGGGGTGGCAGGGCTCAGGAACCTTGGGGTGGCAGGGCTCCTTGGTTTTGGGGACACATGGTTCCTGGGGTGGAGGCTGGCAGGGCTGTTTCACCTGCTGCTGCTGAAGCTGAGGTGGGGGGTTGCAGGGCTGCTTCTGCTGGTGGGAACTCATGCTTCAAAGGAGGCTGGACCTGGAGACAGAACAGATGGTTTAAAAAGGGATTGCTGAGGGAAGAAGTCACGTTCAATGTCAAATAGATTTCATTTTTGGGCCCCTTTACAAGAGTGAGCCTCACGTCTTCCATGGCTATTCTCTTATATTTGAGAGTAAACATGCTTTGATGACTTTTGAGACCTTTCCAGAGAAGGATCTTAAAGGCAATTTGTTAGCTTCATTTCTGTGGGATTCATTGCTCAGCTCTCTTCCTCAGACTTGACACACCCTTCATTGACAAGTACCCATAAGATGTCTTTTGGAAAGCGACATTTTAGAAATGACTACAGTCTACCCACTTTTAGTACTACAAAGTGTACTTGTGACATAGGATAACTCTGTGAATTCAAGCTCCTACAACCTCCCTATGGCCTTGGCTTACACAACCCCTTCTGAAATGCTTTCCTCTCCATCTCCACTGTCCAAATACTCTTCCATCGTATCTCACATCATGTGCCATCACTTGGATTTCTTCATGAGTGTTGCTCCCTAAAACTGCCACAGcccttccctgccccttctcttcaTACCTGTCACTAGGTACTTTGTATTTCATCTATGTATGTACGTGCATTATCTTCCCCAATAGGTTGTGAGTTTATTGAGCAAGTTCCTACAGGTATGATTTACACAAAATGCTTAGAATAGTGCTTTAAATGTAATAAAGGCTCCATAAAGGTCTAtcacacaaattaaaaacatatttttaaatttatttattgactaattttagagagagaagaagaaggagagagaaagagacttcaatttgtttttctaccCATCTATGCATCCACAgattcattcttgtatgtgccctgactagagattgaacccacaaccttggcacattgggatgatgttgcaaccaaatgagctaccctgACAtggaacaaattaaaatttttataataagtaGCATAAACAGAGAAGACAATGGTGCTTCTGAGAGTGCTCTGGGCCTGAGTTCTTGTGTAAGCCTCTTTTAACTTACTGTGGGATCTTGCTCAGATCTGTCCCTTTCCCTGGCTACCAGTTCCACAGCTATCCACTAAGGTGGCTGATTTAACCACATACTAAGTTCTCTTAAAATCTAAACTGtgcttcaatttaaaataaaaatatcccaaTAGTTTCACTCTCTAATGTTCTGCATCAGCCTTCTCACACGTTTGCCTCTGTCCAGTttctaataatgaaaaaaataaataagaatttcacATTTGTTTCAATCAGAGACTTACCTGATATGCAAAGAAGAACAGGTTTTCTGGTGGCTTTGGTCTGATGTAAAGTCAACAGCCAGCTGGCTTTTTATAAGATGACTGAGCCCTGCCTTAAGAAAATAGAATCACCCCAGGcccctctgtttttatttcttacctGTCAAGTATGATTCACCCCACTCCCCTCAATTACCAATTGGCTCAGCTTTGGTGATGAAAACCACCCACTTGATATTTTTTTGGCACTGGTTTCCTAACAATGATGTCACCTGGGCCTAATTCCCACTGCCACCCTCCCCCTTCAACCCAAGTGTAGGGCTTGCTTAGGGGGAGGGGTGACTCAGAGGCTTCCTGGAGGGTTTTCTGAGTTACCCTGGAGGAATATCTGAGTCCTTTTGTGATCTTGCCATctttttgctctctctttctctctctctctcttttgagatCACTGTTTCTTATGCTCTGTGGCAAAGAATACATTTGGGTACATGAACAAGTAGGAAAGGGAATGGGAGAAGAGGAGCTGATGTGGACATGAGTTTCCTGTTTTGTGAAGGTAGATAGATGCTAGAGATCATGGAATTGACTGAATGTAGACTCCTTGTCTGAAGATTCAAGACCATTCTATCCATTTCCACCATCTTTCTCTAACTGCATTAAACTACACATATTCAGAATTACTTAATGGTGActaccccctcccccaatcccacTCCTCCCTGACTGATTGCTAATCTGGGTAAACCTGCTTTGCTTTCACCAACCACACCTTTACCCCTCTCCTACTTAAGAGATTTTCAAGGGCTAATTCATCTTCTGGGATAACCTTTCCCTCTACTCCACCCAGCCTTCTGGCTGTggccctttcctccttcctaacCCAATTATGTACCCTCCCCCACGCCcgcacacatacccacacacaccTGTAAAGCTGGAAGCCTTTTCTAACTACCTACACCCCAATCCCATCCATGGAGCCCTCAGTGATGACTACCCCGCCTCTTGCCCACTTCCAGCTCCAACCCCAACACCTGGAGGGTTTGCTGGCtgcaatgcccccccccccagctctgtaTCTCCTGGAGATTTTTCTGAGCATCAGAGCTGTGCCTGCTCAAAACAACATTATTCCCgtggaaatatttatttctcattcattcaacaaatataacAGAGTCCTTAGTGTAAGgtaccccaccccccacagaggaagaaggaagggcatagccacgaagtgtggaatagtaaaagatTTATTCAGGGCGCTTCCTGGACAAGGTTCTCTGAACCATGAgacgggggccagagaagttgcatgggCATGGGGGGGGATGTGTGTGGaggtaatttatagggtcggcAGGGTGAAggcgagttgatatgatgtggcaaaatctcactggctgacagacagtcactcttttccaaaggattcctgggaagtttcttttggtgtgcatgggtgtgggtggtttcagccaaagttcccgggtctggttcctcacgtgaccttccccattGCCAACTGGCCTCACACTTAGTATACTCCAGTCATGGATCATCCAAGGAGTTTTCTGTAGGAAGACCACTTTCCCTCATCAGACTGGGAACTCCCTGGGACCAAAGACACAATCTCATTAAGGGTCACTAGCATAAAATATCAAAGAGTCTCAGTCTATACTTCTCAAGTGATGACTGGGGACTCTGGGACAATGAAAAGTGGAATAACTCACTCAAGGTCAAACAACAAAcccaatgagaaaaaaaaattctacacagAAATCTTATGTTCTCTTTTGTCTTATCCTTCCTCATGCCTACAGAGAATATTAAGCAGGGACATGATCAAAGGTGGAAAGGGGGAGCCCAGGTTTCCTGGAGTGGAGCTGAGTCTACTTTTAGTCCTGGGAAATCTTTGTGTGTGTAGCAGTGTGAGAAGGAAAGACACGAGAGGCTTCCCCGAAGGGAAGCCTTAATCTGTGCTAGGACGAATCCTCATAAGTAGTCATAAATCTGCCTAATGTTTAAAGTAGCTCTGGGGATAAACAGAAGGtatttctagttctgtgaaaaataggAGGCGATGTGAATTAGCATAGGTGGAAATAAGGCACGAGAGTTGTTCACTCTGGAGGAGGTCCCAGGTGGCATAGTGACAGAGTCTGGACACCCTGACCAGTAACGACATTGAGGATGGCAGAAGGGGAGCAGCTTCTGAGTACCTGCTCAGATATATCTTCTTTCCACAATGGCCAGGTCCTGAAGATTCTCTTTACCATGGGCTTCTCTTTTCTGGGGACATAAGAGCAGAGATTCCTTGAATCCTCCCACCAGCAATTTCCTCTGATCAACATAACATAaaactgaagtcactggttctgAGCTGCCCACATAACACAATCTGTTACTAGGTGTGGCCTTAGGAAAATCCCAATCACCCTTAAAACATAGATGTGTGGTTAGTTCCTCCTCATTCCCTTCCACTGCCACCAGACACACACCTAAACATTTGTGGAGCACCTGCTGGCTTCACAGCtgagtcaccccccccccatgaacTGCCGTCCTGGACTAGTGTCCCACTGTGTCCCATAGTCATTAGTCCACATCCATCCTCCTTGTTATAATAGAATGACTGAGTGACTAAATTAAtgattgagtgaataaatgagtgaacaaCATTATTTGTAAAGAGAGGTCCAGAGACTGCTGGGAAGTCCTTCTTCATTAGGGATAAGCTGAGTAAAGAAGTGAGGGCACAACGAAGGACAGATGGCACTTCTGCTACCTTCCCCACATGTCCTCTTCACTGTCCATCAGTTTAACAACCAACTTCCCTCTGGGCTGCCACCAGCACTGTGGCCCCAGTTGAGTCCGAAGCCTCTTGCCTCATTTAGTTCCCCTCTGGGCTCTAGCCATAACCCTCTCTTCACCCAAACTCCCTCTCAGGAGCTCCTGACACAAGAAGCACCAGGAAGAACCTGGTAGAATTCTCAGCCGCAAGGACCTGCTCCTCAGTTCCCCACCAGCCTGTCTCAGTCCTGGAGGATCTGAACCCAGCTCTGCTGCTGCTGTACTCTGTGCCCTTCTCACTCAGTACCTTGCCCAGCCAGGCTCTCCTGCTTGTCTTGACCTGTGCTGCCTGCATGGGCTCCCAGCTCATAAACTTTCCCTTGAGCCCCCAGATCATTCTCCCTGTTTGTTTACCTGTAGCCTACTCAGAGGTAGGTGTTatgtctcttctccttcagataAGCTTTGTTTCACTAGCAGGGCTGGACTAGCTGGTGAATCAAGTCCTATGAATTCCCACATAAAAAAGGAGGATAGCTGGTGGTTTCTAATGGCATGTTCACCTccttgggtttatttattttttttaattaattttatttatttattcattttagaggggggagagagagagagagagagaga from Saccopteryx leptura isolate mSacLep1 chromosome 2, mSacLep1_pri_phased_curated, whole genome shotgun sequence carries:
- the LOC136391068 gene encoding cornifin; this encodes MSSHQQKQPCNPPPQLQQQQVKQPCQPPPQEPCVPKTKEPCHPKVPEPCHPKVPEPCQPKVPEPCQPKVPEPCHPKVPEPCPSTVVPAPVQQTKQK